In the genome of Spirochaetia bacterium, one region contains:
- a CDS encoding rubrerythrin family protein — protein sequence MAVKNAMTSEFLHSAYAGESMAHMRYLIWGDMAEKEGFPNVARLFKAIAFAERIHAGNHFKAIGGATASVSVTGGGVFGVGKTVDNLQGAIDGEAGEVNQMYPVYLHTAEFQDEPEAKRSFHAALEVEKLHLELFKQAQQAVRAGHDMELKKILVCPVCGHTVLDEAPEHCPICNTKKEKYVEF from the coding sequence ATGGCTGTAAAAAATGCAATGACTTCTGAATTTCTACATTCTGCATATGCAGGAGAAAGCATGGCGCATATGCGCTACCTTATCTGGGGCGATATGGCAGAGAAGGAAGGATTTCCTAATGTTGCCAGATTGTTCAAGGCAATTGCCTTTGCTGAACGTATACATGCAGGTAATCATTTCAAAGCGATAGGCGGAGCGACGGCCTCTGTATCGGTTACCGGTGGGGGTGTGTTTGGGGTAGGAAAGACTGTGGACAACCTGCAGGGAGCAATAGACGGAGAAGCAGGGGAAGTAAACCAGATGTATCCGGTGTATCTGCATACCGCAGAATTCCAGGATGAACCGGAGGCAAAACGTTCATTCCATGCTGCATTGGAGGTGGAGAAACTTCACCTGGAGCTGTTCAAGCAAGCTCAGCAGGCAGTACGTGCCGGACATGATATGGAATTGAAGAAGATTCTGGTCTGTCCTGTCTGCGGACATACTGTCCTTGATGAGGCTCCTGAACATTGTCCCATCTGCAATACGAAAAAGGAAAAGTATGTAGAATTCTGA
- a CDS encoding amino acid ABC transporter permease translates to MEKKSLYGSTGLSFRQVGNAFLAGLVVVGIVWFSVLRLSVTFDFSFLGDFRIRIWKGFLMTIALSLVSLVLSLAIGILAALGENSKLLFLKYLSNLYVTFIRGTPLIMQIYLFFYIIGTAWGVDNRFVSGVLILSLFEGAYIAEIIRGGLAGLEETQLEAAKAVGFNRRQTVRFVVIPQLVAMTLPALTGQFSSIIKDSSLLSIIAVIELTQTMREISALNFRLFECYLFLGVLYLCLTLPLAFVSKYFERKFAYEH, encoded by the coding sequence ATGGAAAAAAAATCATTATACGGCTCTACGGGCTTGAGCTTCAGGCAAGTTGGCAATGCATTTCTGGCTGGTCTTGTGGTGGTAGGAATAGTATGGTTTTCTGTCCTGCGTCTGTCGGTTACCTTCGATTTCAGTTTCCTTGGGGACTTCCGTATCAGAATATGGAAAGGCTTTCTCATGACCATTGCCTTGAGTCTTGTGAGTCTGGTGCTGAGCCTTGCCATAGGAATCCTTGCTGCCTTGGGAGAGAACAGCAAGTTGCTGTTTCTCAAGTACCTCAGCAACCTTTATGTTACCTTTATCAGGGGCACGCCCTTGATCATGCAGATATATCTGTTCTTCTATATCATAGGTACTGCTTGGGGAGTAGACAACCGTTTCGTCTCCGGTGTCCTTATCCTTTCTCTTTTTGAAGGAGCTTACATAGCGGAAATTATCCGCGGCGGTCTTGCTGGTCTGGAAGAAACCCAGCTTGAAGCGGCAAAGGCTGTCGGTTTCAACAGACGCCAGACTGTCCGTTTCGTTGTAATTCCCCAATTGGTAGCCATGACATTGCCTGCACTTACAGGCCAGTTTTCTTCGATCATAAAGGATTCGTCGTTGCTTTCGATCATTGCTGTCATTGAACTGACACAGACCATGAGAGAGATCAGTGCACTGAACTTCAGGCTTTTTGAATGTTATCTGTTCCTAGGTGTCCTTTATCTCTGCCTTACTTTGCCGCTTGCTTTCGTGAGCAAGTATTTTGAAAGGAAATTTGCCTATGAACATTGA
- the araA gene encoding L-arabinose isomerase, whose protein sequence is MKDLHAYHFYFLTGSQDLYGEETLLEVAKHSKTMVNSLNEAGTLPCKLVWQETLIDSPSIVKAIQKANSDPLCAGIVCWMHTFSPAKMWINGLRILNKPLLQVNTQFNEAIPYQTMDMDFMNLNQSAHGDREFGHITSRLDLPRKVIVGHWKNGKFQQRLAKWMGAAAAAVFGRELIILRFGDNMREVAVTDGDKVEAMVKLGWSVPYYGIGDLVEEMDKVSELQVDELMATYRRLYEFQDEKPETIASVREQAKMETAIKKFLDDRQAEAFCTNFQDLHGLKQLPGLAAQHLMQLGYGFGAEGDWKTAGMVRTMKFMGGIENSCSFMEDYTYNLVEGNQMNLAAHMLEVCPTIAKDKPTVEVHPLGIGGKEDPARLVFTGKPGKAMTVSIVDLGNRFRIICDQVQAVDPPEQFTSLPVARCLWKPIPDFTTATEAWILAGAGHHCTLTYAVDLEMLRDLAEILRIELLEVTENTTIRQIRNEAHWNRAYYDRT, encoded by the coding sequence ATGAAAGATTTACATGCATATCATTTTTACTTCCTGACAGGCAGTCAGGATCTCTACGGTGAAGAAACACTGCTGGAAGTGGCCAAACACTCAAAGACCATGGTCAATTCGCTCAACGAGGCAGGGACATTACCCTGCAAGCTGGTCTGGCAAGAAACGTTGATCGACTCCCCTTCAATCGTAAAGGCAATACAGAAGGCAAATAGTGACCCACTATGTGCAGGAATAGTATGTTGGATGCATACTTTTTCGCCAGCCAAAATGTGGATCAACGGACTACGGATACTGAACAAACCATTGCTGCAGGTCAATACTCAATTCAACGAGGCCATCCCTTACCAGACAATGGACATGGATTTCATGAACCTCAACCAAAGCGCACACGGGGACCGGGAATTCGGCCATATCACCAGCAGGCTTGACCTACCGCGCAAGGTAATCGTAGGACATTGGAAAAATGGAAAATTCCAGCAAAGACTTGCAAAATGGATGGGGGCTGCAGCCGCTGCTGTCTTCGGAAGAGAACTCATCATACTCAGGTTCGGTGACAACATGCGGGAAGTTGCAGTAACCGATGGAGACAAGGTTGAAGCAATGGTAAAGCTTGGTTGGAGTGTTCCTTACTATGGTATCGGAGACTTGGTAGAAGAAATGGACAAGGTATCTGAACTTCAAGTCGACGAGCTGATGGCGACCTACCGTCGCTTATATGAATTCCAGGATGAAAAACCGGAAACAATAGCTTCCGTCAGGGAACAAGCTAAAATGGAAACAGCCATCAAGAAATTCCTTGATGACCGTCAGGCTGAAGCATTCTGTACCAATTTCCAAGATCTTCATGGACTAAAACAACTTCCAGGACTTGCCGCACAGCATCTGATGCAACTTGGCTATGGGTTCGGTGCCGAGGGTGATTGGAAAACAGCAGGAATGGTAAGGACCATGAAGTTCATGGGAGGGATCGAGAACAGCTGCAGTTTCATGGAAGACTACACATACAACCTCGTGGAAGGAAACCAGATGAACTTGGCTGCCCACATGCTTGAAGTCTGTCCGACCATTGCAAAGGACAAACCGACTGTTGAAGTGCATCCTTTGGGAATCGGTGGCAAGGAAGATCCTGCCAGACTCGTTTTCACAGGAAAACCGGGAAAGGCAATGACAGTTTCCATTGTTGACCTTGGTAACCGTTTCCGTATAATCTGCGATCAAGTGCAGGCTGTTGACCCGCCGGAACAGTTTACATCCCTTCCTGTCGCACGTTGTCTATGGAAACCTATCCCGGACTTTACGACGGCAACCGAAGCATGGATTCTGGCCGGAGCAGGGCATCACTGTACACTGACGTATGCGGTTGACCTGGAAATGCTACGGGACTTGGCTGAAATACTGAGAATAGAGCTACTCGAAGTCACAGAAAATACTACCATACGCCAGATCAGGAACGAAGCTCATTGGAACCGAGCTTATTACGACAGGACTTAA
- a CDS encoding DUF3427 domain-containing protein, with protein sequence MDHDDDLADGLYEQLISDNLKNRLDNASDKQIGKSKVDTEESARIYADYLAALIKQGMSEIKQDKEQKLALANGIISLISKATKDGNYLDATIDKDNEQLLSVTSAVNKFHGNGNLQRPVSPLSCSSIFTGAKDEPLLASELKKEILSSDEIYMLVSFIKWSGLVMLFDELKQFTRRGGILKVITTSYMGATDVKAIRELSRLAGTSIRVSYDTKVTRLHAKSYIFIRKSGFTTAYIGSSNLSNPAITSGKEWNIKITATDQPEVLEKVLATFDSYWEDDEFEPYLQEDEEKLRKALKAEHSFSMAQEGLQQIFDIRPYHYQKEVLDRIQFERLSRHNYRNLIVAATGTGKTVIAAFDYRRFCEQKENRGKANTLLFVAHREEILKQSIATFRGILRDANFGSLYTGHHHPDEDFNHLFITIQSLHGRSFPLNSIPGNFYDYIVIDESHHSRATSYRPLFSHFTPKILLGLTATPERMDGKSILTDFNGRITAELGLSEAIDRSLLCPFQYFGVTDNVNLENVRWTRHGYDENELEQCYLTAKGRVGLIIRSIDTYCTDPMQIIALGFCVTVKHAQFMAAQFNEYGIPSASLDGNSNWEIRKNIKKQLTTGKIRFLFVVDLYNEGVDIPQINTVLFLRPTASKTVFLQQLGRGLRLYDGKDRLLVLDFIGQANRKYRFEEKLSALLPRHAENVRHEIEAGFPSVPKGCFIQLEEKAQAYILENLKASGSKNQIRERIKEFTKDLGNPLSLKGFLEYYQMDPREIYKGKTAFSRLAVEAGCIDGFHEPLEKTICTSLATFCYCDSLLFMDFISTILQKGIPNHLNLRERRMLNMFQYTLWTDLTAPKEDMEIQKAIDDNPILFNELSELLSFRRDYTDLEDDFDNLSFGCPLSVHATYSRNQLFTALGLEKPGTAREGVRYLPAEKTDVLLITLNKTEKDYSPTTMYNDYLYGTDNLHWQSQSTTSETSVTGERYINHEKMHTSVLIFVRKTKRDSFGGTMPYTFMGKARYVTHHGSKPMNITWKLESPIPAKYRMEYQRLINA encoded by the coding sequence ATGGACCATGATGATGATCTTGCAGACGGACTTTATGAACAACTCATCTCAGATAACCTGAAGAACAGACTGGACAATGCCTCTGACAAGCAGATAGGCAAAAGCAAGGTTGACACAGAAGAATCCGCAAGGATCTATGCAGACTATCTTGCAGCTTTGATCAAGCAAGGTATGTCGGAAATAAAACAGGACAAAGAACAGAAACTGGCACTGGCAAATGGCATCATATCCTTGATAAGCAAAGCAACAAAGGATGGGAACTATCTGGATGCAACAATAGATAAGGACAATGAACAGTTGCTTTCCGTCACTTCTGCCGTGAACAAGTTCCATGGCAACGGCAATCTGCAAAGGCCTGTTTCTCCTCTTTCTTGTTCATCGATTTTTACGGGCGCAAAGGATGAACCCTTGTTGGCGTCGGAGTTGAAGAAAGAAATACTTTCATCAGATGAAATCTACATGTTGGTTTCTTTTATAAAATGGTCCGGTCTGGTCATGTTGTTTGACGAACTGAAACAATTCACCCGACGTGGAGGCATACTTAAGGTAATCACGACTTCATACATGGGAGCTACAGATGTAAAGGCAATCAGGGAACTGAGCAGACTTGCCGGAACTTCAATAAGGGTCAGCTATGATACAAAAGTTACCAGGCTACATGCAAAAAGTTATATTTTCATCAGAAAAAGCGGCTTTACTACGGCTTATATCGGTTCAAGCAATTTATCCAATCCTGCCATTACCAGCGGAAAGGAATGGAACATCAAGATTACGGCTACTGACCAACCTGAAGTATTGGAAAAAGTCCTTGCAACCTTTGACAGCTACTGGGAAGATGACGAATTCGAACCTTATCTGCAAGAAGATGAAGAGAAACTCAGAAAGGCACTGAAAGCTGAACATAGTTTCTCCATGGCACAGGAGGGTCTGCAGCAAATCTTCGATATCAGGCCTTACCATTATCAGAAGGAAGTACTGGATAGAATCCAGTTTGAACGTCTGTCACGTCATAATTACCGCAACCTGATCGTTGCAGCAACAGGGACGGGCAAGACCGTCATCGCAGCTTTTGATTATAGAAGGTTCTGTGAACAAAAGGAAAACCGCGGCAAGGCCAATACTTTATTGTTCGTTGCCCACAGGGAAGAAATACTCAAGCAAAGCATAGCGACGTTCAGAGGTATCCTCAGGGATGCAAACTTCGGAAGCCTCTACACAGGACATCATCATCCTGATGAAGATTTCAATCATCTCTTCATTACCATACAATCATTGCACGGCAGGTCATTTCCACTGAATTCTATACCTGGAAATTTCTACGACTACATCGTCATAGACGAAAGCCACCATAGTCGGGCAACAAGTTACCGGCCATTGTTTTCACATTTTACCCCCAAGATACTGCTTGGTCTGACAGCAACACCAGAAAGGATGGACGGCAAAAGTATCCTTACTGACTTCAATGGAAGAATTACGGCTGAACTTGGATTATCAGAAGCTATAGACAGGAGTCTGCTCTGCCCTTTCCAGTACTTCGGTGTTACCGACAATGTCAATCTCGAAAATGTAAGATGGACAAGACATGGTTATGATGAAAATGAACTGGAACAATGCTATCTTACCGCCAAGGGACGTGTCGGCCTGATCATACGCAGCATCGACACCTATTGTACTGATCCAATGCAAATCATCGCACTCGGCTTCTGCGTAACAGTAAAGCATGCACAGTTCATGGCAGCCCAGTTCAATGAATATGGCATCCCTTCTGCGTCCCTTGATGGGAACAGCAACTGGGAAATCAGAAAAAATATAAAGAAACAGCTGACTACCGGGAAAATCAGATTTTTGTTTGTTGTTGATCTCTACAATGAAGGAGTCGACATTCCGCAAATCAACACGGTCCTGTTCCTTCGTCCGACAGCTTCAAAAACTGTTTTCCTACAGCAGTTGGGAAGAGGTCTGAGACTGTATGACGGCAAGGACCGCCTGCTGGTGCTCGATTTCATCGGACAAGCAAACCGGAAATATCGCTTTGAGGAAAAACTGTCTGCATTGCTGCCAAGGCATGCTGAAAATGTAAGGCACGAAATTGAAGCAGGTTTCCCTTCGGTACCGAAAGGATGCTTCATCCAACTTGAAGAAAAAGCACAGGCATATATACTTGAGAATCTCAAAGCTTCCGGCAGCAAGAACCAGATCAGGGAAAGAATCAAGGAATTTACAAAAGATCTGGGAAATCCTCTCTCATTGAAAGGATTCTTGGAATACTATCAGATGGACCCGCGGGAAATATATAAAGGTAAAACCGCTTTTTCCAGGCTGGCTGTCGAAGCCGGTTGCATCGATGGTTTCCATGAACCACTGGAAAAAACAATCTGCACCAGTCTGGCAACATTCTGCTATTGTGATTCGCTTCTGTTCATGGATTTTATCTCAACAATATTGCAGAAGGGCATTCCAAATCATCTGAATTTGAGGGAAAGAAGGATGCTCAACATGTTCCAGTATACACTATGGACAGACCTTACCGCTCCAAAGGAAGACATGGAAATCCAAAAGGCAATCGACGACAATCCGATATTGTTCAATGAACTATCGGAACTGCTCAGTTTCCGACGCGACTACACTGACCTTGAAGATGACTTTGACAACTTGTCATTCGGTTGTCCTCTCTCTGTCCATGCAACATATAGCAGGAACCAATTGTTTACAGCATTGGGACTGGAAAAACCGGGCACCGCAAGGGAAGGCGTCAGATATCTTCCTGCAGAAAAAACTGATGTACTTTTGATTACGCTCAATAAAACCGAAAAGGATTATTCCCCTACTACCATGTATAATGATTATCTTTACGGTACGGACAACCTTCACTGGCAGAGCCAGAGTACGACAAGTGAAACCTCTGTGACCGGAGAGAGATATATCAACCATGAAAAGATGCATACAAGCGTACTCATCTTCGTGAGAAAGACAAAAAGGGATAGTTTCGGTGGTACCATGCCCTATACGTTCATGGGCAAAGCCAGATATGTAACACATCATGGCAGCAAGCCGATGAACATCACATGGAAACTGGAATCGCCCATACCGGCAAAATACCGCATGGAGTATCAACGTCTGATCAATGCCTGA
- the garR gene encoding 2-hydroxy-3-oxopropionate reductase, translating into MKIAFIGLGIMGKPMVRNLLKAGYEVLVSDHHQSNIDAVAKDGAVAGTSAQDIMQRADIIITMLPNGPQVKSVVMDKDGLLDNAKTGTILIDMSSIAPTDSQDVAVACAQKGIKMLDAPVSGGEPKAIDGTLSIMVGGEKQIFEQCEPILNAMGSSVVYCGSVGAGNTTKLANQIIVAGNIAILAEALTLAKKAGVDPQTVFEAIKGGLAGSTVMNAKAPMMIAGDFKPGFRIDLHIKDLNNAIMSAHKFGSPLPLTVAVQEMFENLHAQGKGLEDHSGLALYYKQLSGISIGD; encoded by the coding sequence ATGAAGATTGCATTTATCGGTCTCGGTATCATGGGCAAGCCCATGGTCAGAAATCTGCTTAAGGCTGGTTATGAAGTTCTGGTGAGCGACCATCATCAGTCAAACATCGATGCTGTAGCTAAAGATGGTGCTGTGGCAGGTACGTCTGCCCAAGATATCATGCAAAGGGCAGATATCATCATTACCATGCTTCCAAATGGTCCTCAGGTCAAATCTGTCGTCATGGACAAAGATGGGCTGCTTGACAATGCAAAAACCGGAACTATTCTAATCGATATGAGTTCCATAGCACCTACAGACAGTCAGGATGTTGCAGTGGCCTGTGCGCAGAAAGGTATCAAGATGCTTGATGCCCCGGTTTCAGGCGGAGAACCAAAAGCAATTGACGGCACCCTTTCGATTATGGTCGGCGGTGAGAAACAGATATTTGAACAGTGTGAACCTATATTGAATGCCATGGGCTCTTCTGTTGTCTATTGTGGCTCTGTCGGAGCGGGAAACACAACAAAACTGGCAAATCAGATAATCGTTGCCGGTAATATTGCTATTCTTGCTGAGGCACTTACCTTGGCCAAGAAAGCTGGTGTTGATCCGCAGACTGTATTCGAAGCCATCAAAGGTGGACTTGCTGGTTCAACTGTAATGAACGCAAAGGCTCCGATGATGATTGCAGGAGATTTCAAGCCTGGTTTCAGGATTGACCTGCATATCAAGGATCTGAACAATGCAATTATGTCTGCCCATAAATTCGGGTCTCCGCTTCCTTTGACAGTCGCTGTGCAGGAAATGTTTGAAAACTTACATGCACAGGGAAAAGGTCTGGAAGATCACAGTGGACTGGCTCTTTACTATAAGCAATTATCCGGTATTTCTATCGGAGATTGA
- a CDS encoding LacI family transcriptional regulator produces the protein MKIAEIAAKTGVSIGTVDRVLHNRGRVSPETKTKIEKVIKESGYKPNPLAQNLKKGTPFKIGVLLPKLGSESGYWKQVIEGMKQAEEELKPFCVTLVMKEFDRSIPGDCLATGKQLVKSGPNALALAPVMQEEALQVIEINKNLPYAIFDSSLPGSSPVTTNLQDAYRAGFTAGRLMSLLAPQAHLLTCLQMYANACNLKERAEGFCDFFKQFNSTVKISNCIFAHDLGLEDFKGYINDVLEKQGVPDGIFVTNDAVWRLEEEIEKLQLPSRPVIIGFDLMEKNKTALEQGKIDALISQQPKRQGYLTIKELFRALVMHQEETVPTVSIPIEILLKENLPEQTDSKEPVILEG, from the coding sequence ATGAAAATTGCAGAAATAGCTGCCAAGACCGGTGTTTCCATCGGTACGGTAGACCGTGTGCTTCACAACAGAGGAAGAGTCTCACCTGAAACGAAGACCAAAATTGAAAAAGTCATAAAGGAATCAGGATACAAACCCAATCCTTTGGCACAGAATCTCAAGAAAGGGACACCCTTCAAAATCGGCGTGCTCTTGCCGAAGCTTGGTTCCGAATCAGGATATTGGAAACAAGTCATTGAGGGTATGAAACAAGCGGAAGAAGAACTGAAGCCTTTTTGCGTGACTTTGGTAATGAAAGAATTTGACCGTTCCATTCCAGGTGATTGTCTTGCAACAGGCAAGCAACTGGTCAAAAGCGGACCGAATGCCTTGGCTTTGGCCCCTGTAATGCAGGAAGAAGCATTGCAGGTAATCGAAATCAACAAAAACCTGCCATATGCGATTTTTGATTCTTCACTTCCTGGTAGTTCTCCGGTCACTACAAATCTGCAGGATGCCTATCGGGCAGGATTTACAGCAGGACGCCTTATGAGTCTGCTGGCACCCCAGGCACACCTGCTGACTTGTTTGCAGATGTACGCCAATGCTTGTAACTTGAAAGAACGCGCAGAAGGTTTCTGTGATTTTTTCAAGCAATTCAATTCGACCGTGAAAATATCCAATTGTATTTTTGCCCACGACCTTGGTCTTGAAGATTTCAAGGGATATATCAATGACGTGTTGGAAAAGCAAGGAGTGCCCGATGGAATCTTCGTAACCAACGATGCAGTATGGAGATTGGAAGAAGAAATTGAAAAACTGCAGCTTCCTTCCAGACCGGTCATCATCGGTTTTGATCTGATGGAAAAGAACAAAACAGCACTTGAACAAGGAAAGATTGATGCTCTGATTTCCCAGCAACCGAAAAGGCAGGGATACCTCACCATCAAGGAACTTTTCAGGGCTTTGGTCATGCATCAGGAAGAGACCGTGCCGACAGTATCAATCCCTATCGAGATACTTCTCAAGGAAAATCTCCCGGAACAGACTGATAGCAAGGAACCTGTCATCTTGGAGGGATAG
- a CDS encoding transporter substrate-binding domain-containing protein — protein sequence MKKIFILLLLGTIAVTSLVAQGVQESSSQASGTKEKPLVVAMELAYPPFETKDQEGNPSGISVDFSKAFGQYINRDVKIENIAWDGLIPSLQTGKADMVISSMTITDQRKQVVDFSVPYANAQLAILANKNSGIKSIDDLNKKGKKIAVKNGSTGFLYAQNHLANAQLIVLADESACVTEVVQGKADGFLYDQLTIYRNWQNHLDTTSAVFIPFQDVEKWGVAVRKGNIALLDQLNAFIPKFTAEGGFDKLTQKYLSKEKADFDRLGFKWFFDLD from the coding sequence ATGAAGAAAATATTTATTTTATTGTTGTTAGGTACGATAGCTGTAACCTCCCTTGTTGCACAGGGGGTACAGGAGTCATCTTCCCAGGCATCAGGCACCAAGGAAAAACCACTTGTCGTTGCCATGGAATTGGCCTATCCTCCATTTGAAACAAAGGATCAGGAGGGCAACCCTTCTGGGATAAGCGTTGATTTCTCAAAAGCCTTCGGCCAATATATCAATAGGGATGTCAAGATTGAAAATATTGCTTGGGATGGCCTTATTCCTTCTTTGCAGACAGGTAAGGCTGACATGGTCATTTCGTCCATGACGATTACCGATCAGAGAAAGCAGGTGGTTGACTTTTCTGTTCCGTATGCCAATGCCCAGCTGGCAATCCTTGCAAACAAGAACTCCGGTATAAAGTCAATTGATGACCTCAACAAGAAAGGAAAGAAAATTGCAGTAAAGAACGGTTCCACCGGTTTCTTATATGCCCAGAACCATCTTGCCAATGCCCAGCTTATTGTCCTGGCAGATGAAAGTGCCTGCGTGACCGAAGTAGTCCAAGGCAAGGCAGACGGTTTCCTTTATGATCAGCTGACAATCTACCGTAACTGGCAGAATCATCTGGATACTACTTCCGCTGTCTTTATTCCTTTCCAGGATGTAGAAAAGTGGGGCGTTGCAGTGAGAAAGGGCAATATTGCACTTCTTGACCAGCTCAATGCCTTCATACCGAAATTTACTGCTGAGGGTGGTTTTGACAAACTGACGCAGAAGTATCTTTCAAAAGAAAAAGCAGACTTTGACAGGTTGGGATTCAAATGGTTCTTTGATTTGGACTAG
- a CDS encoding ATP-binding cassette domain-containing protein yields the protein MNIEIKDLAMQFPAKQKKIRNAPVLKDVCFKENITTMAIIGPSGGGKSTLIRILAGLQTPTGGSVKIGDTTVFPLDATERDNKMDPLSGYRKKIGFVFQNGGLFKHLTGFENIELPLVQVHGYSPEAAHERAVELLGRFGLLDDAGKLPANLSGGQQQRISIARAISAKPSLLYLDEPTSALDPEYTVEVLDMVNELKEEGLNFIIVTHEMGFARRACDTVAFLDQGTLMEYGKSEQIFTQPATESLRHFLDKLLEWEG from the coding sequence ATGAACATTGAAATCAAGGATCTTGCCATGCAGTTTCCTGCGAAACAGAAAAAAATACGGAATGCTCCGGTACTCAAGGATGTCTGTTTCAAGGAAAATATTACGACTATGGCAATCATAGGTCCTTCCGGCGGTGGTAAGTCGACACTCATACGCATCCTTGCAGGTCTTCAGACACCGACGGGAGGTAGCGTGAAGATCGGAGATACCACTGTATTTCCCCTTGACGCAACCGAAAGAGACAACAAGATGGACCCATTGTCGGGCTATCGTAAGAAAATCGGCTTTGTTTTCCAGAACGGAGGCTTGTTCAAGCATCTGACAGGATTTGAGAATATCGAGTTGCCTTTGGTCCAGGTCCATGGGTACAGTCCTGAAGCGGCCCATGAACGTGCAGTGGAATTGCTTGGCCGTTTCGGATTGCTTGATGATGCAGGAAAGCTTCCCGCAAATCTTTCAGGAGGACAGCAGCAACGTATTTCCATAGCCAGGGCAATATCAGCAAAACCCTCTCTCCTGTATCTTGATGAACCGACATCAGCCCTCGACCCTGAGTATACTGTCGAAGTCCTTGATATGGTAAATGAGCTCAAGGAAGAAGGACTGAATTTCATTATCGTTACCCATGAAATGGGATTTGCCAGAAGGGCCTGTGATACGGTTGCCTTCCTGGACCAGGGAACTTTGATGGAATATGGAAAAAGCGAACAGATATTTACCCAACCGGCTACAGAAAGTCTCAGACATTTCCTGGACAAACTGCTTGAGTGGGAAGGTTAG
- a CDS encoding IclR family transcriptional regulator, producing the protein MAVDNDKYSIKAVMRCFQILDFAADHNGPISIPDVCTALDTNSNMAFRLLNSLESSGYMVKDATTGLYSVSLKTLKLSRRALQSLVIRKVTMPYLELLWNQYPKANANMAVFHQDEVLMLDRVDTQTTPRTYFTPGRVLPFHCSGLGKVLTCSLPEKEIDKLIKEKGLKKYTENTITDPDRLKEELRKVKEEGVGRDRNEFMQGDNCSAVPIFGHEGAIVAAISLSSLSTNMSADEIEAAIPVLKDTATKISYVMGFGAQLL; encoded by the coding sequence ATGGCAGTTGACAATGACAAATACAGTATCAAAGCTGTAATGAGATGTTTCCAGATTCTTGATTTTGCGGCTGACCATAATGGTCCTATATCCATTCCTGATGTATGCACAGCTTTGGATACCAACAGCAATATGGCTTTCAGGTTACTCAACAGCCTTGAGAGTTCCGGATATATGGTAAAGGATGCTACTACCGGTTTATATTCCGTTTCCCTGAAGACATTGAAGCTGTCAAGGAGAGCATTGCAATCGTTGGTAATACGTAAAGTTACCATGCCTTATCTTGAATTGCTATGGAACCAGTATCCGAAGGCAAATGCCAATATGGCAGTCTTCCATCAAGATGAGGTCCTTATGCTTGACCGTGTCGACACACAAACTACTCCACGTACCTATTTTACTCCTGGCCGTGTCTTGCCTTTTCATTGTTCTGGACTGGGAAAAGTGCTGACTTGTTCGCTCCCGGAAAAAGAAATTGACAAACTGATAAAAGAAAAAGGATTGAAAAAGTATACCGAGAATACTATTACTGATCCTGATCGCTTGAAAGAGGAATTACGGAAGGTAAAGGAAGAAGGTGTCGGTCGGGACAGAAATGAGTTTATGCAGGGTGACAATTGTTCTGCAGTTCCTATTTTCGGGCATGAAGGTGCAATAGTTGCAGCAATCAGTCTCAGTTCACTTTCTACGAACATGAGTGCAGACGAAATTGAGGCAGCTATTCCTGTATTGAAAGATACGGCGACAAAGATTTCTTATGTGATGGGATTTGGTGCACAGTTGCTCTGA